A single region of the Thermotoga profunda AZM34c06 genome encodes:
- a CDS encoding SDR family NAD(P)-dependent oxidoreductase has protein sequence MNFSGKVVLITGAGSGIGRKAAVMFAERGAKVAVNDISEQRGNETVEMIKKISGTAIFVGGDVAKDAERIVKETVEIFGKIDILVNNAGIVPYGNIEETSEEDFAKTIEINVKGPFLLSKYAVQEMKKQGSGVIVNIASEAGQVGIPRRCVYSVSKAALLGLTRSLAVDYVDCGIRVNAICPGTTYSQGLAERVKASPNPEETMRKMVSRIPMKRLGKEEEIAFAILFASCDEASFMTGSVINIDGGSTMV, from the coding sequence ATGAATTTCTCTGGGAAAGTAGTCTTGATAACAGGTGCTGGTTCTGGCATAGGTCGCAAAGCTGCGGTGATGTTTGCTGAAAGAGGCGCAAAAGTAGCAGTCAATGATATATCAGAGCAGAGAGGTAATGAAACTGTTGAGATGATTAAAAAAATAAGTGGCACAGCCATTTTTGTTGGTGGAGATGTTGCAAAAGATGCGGAAAGAATAGTGAAAGAAACTGTGGAAATATTTGGAAAGATAGATATACTGGTGAATAATGCCGGTATAGTTCCATACGGCAATATCGAAGAAACTTCTGAAGAAGATTTTGCAAAAACCATAGAGATAAATGTGAAAGGACCTTTCTTACTTTCAAAATACGCTGTTCAAGAGATGAAGAAACAAGGTTCGGGTGTTATAGTCAATATCGCTTCTGAAGCTGGACAGGTCGGTATCCCAAGAAGATGTGTATACAGTGTCTCAAAAGCCGCACTTTTGGGTTTGACAAGGTCTTTAGCCGTTGATTATGTGGATTGCGGAATTAGGGTTAATGCAATTTGTCCAGGAACAACATACTCTCAAGGATTAGCAGAAAGAGTTAAAGCATCGCCAAATCCAGAAGAAACCATGAGAAAAATGGTTTCAAGAATACCCATGAAACGACTTGGAAAAGAGGAAGAGATTGCCTTTGCGATACTGTTTGCGTCTTGCGATGAAGCGTCTTTTATGACTGGTAGTGTGATCAACATCGATGGGGGATCGACGATGGTTTAA